The following are encoded together in the Tepidiforma bonchosmolovskayae genome:
- a CDS encoding chemotaxis protein CheA — protein sequence MASTKGRPLQFDLDDDDLKLFLEEAEEQIELLDQSLVQLEGEPDPALVQRIFRAAHTLKGSSATIGHKKMASLTHAMETVLDAVRQGRRAPTSDVVDALLAGLDALRVLANEVVTRVDSGVETERLEADLMAVLDGEAPAAPPPEASAAPVYQVPAGALDPYREDIEQGHGTYFVDVTIADDCQLPSIRCYQVLQEMESISKAAVCWPDREVIESGGGEYRMAALLVTHHTEEQITSALKAVSDVADVRCRQVPAAEATGSIEGFRDAPRPAFEQRSDAAATQRDDAVLDGPRPAAGRKASQSVRIDVERLDGLMNLVGELVIDRTRLQQVREQLNSVLRDSNLSELLDNFEETTAHLARVTDELQDQIMRSRMLPVRSVLSRLPRLVRDVAVKCGKKVELITAGEETELDRSVIEEISDPLVHILRNAVDHGIESPEERRAAGKPETGTISVTAWNQETYIYLSVRDDGRGIDTAALRRKAVEKGLMTREAAEAAPEDQVVQWIFMPGLSTAQQITDVSGRGVGMDIVRTNIERLNGQITVSSTPGKGTEVIIQLPLTLATTKALMVSANGTVYAIPLVSVTEALADRGADVHTVGGRKMLRLRQRLLPMIDLAAALGDHRPRVLPTDGYFVVAARHGDRQAAFIVDRLLGEQDVVVKSLGDMLGARRGLTGATILGDGTLGLIVDIASLVNEQAAMAVPA from the coding sequence ATGGCCAGCACGAAAGGTAGACCCCTCCAGTTCGACCTGGATGACGACGACCTGAAGCTCTTCCTCGAGGAGGCAGAAGAGCAGATCGAGCTGCTCGACCAGTCCCTCGTCCAGCTCGAGGGAGAACCCGACCCTGCGCTCGTGCAGCGCATCTTCCGCGCCGCCCACACGCTCAAGGGGTCGAGCGCCACCATCGGCCACAAGAAGATGGCTTCACTGACCCACGCGATGGAAACGGTCCTCGACGCGGTCCGGCAGGGCCGACGCGCCCCAACCTCAGATGTGGTCGACGCGCTGCTCGCCGGGCTCGACGCGCTCCGCGTGCTGGCCAACGAGGTCGTCACCCGCGTCGACTCCGGCGTCGAAACCGAGCGACTTGAAGCCGACCTGATGGCCGTCCTCGATGGCGAGGCGCCGGCCGCCCCGCCGCCGGAGGCATCGGCCGCGCCTGTCTACCAGGTCCCGGCCGGCGCGCTCGACCCCTACCGGGAGGACATCGAGCAGGGCCACGGCACCTACTTCGTCGACGTCACCATCGCCGACGACTGCCAGCTTCCGTCCATCCGCTGCTACCAGGTGCTGCAGGAGATGGAGAGCATCAGCAAGGCTGCCGTGTGCTGGCCCGACCGGGAGGTCATCGAATCCGGCGGCGGAGAGTACCGGATGGCCGCGCTCCTCGTCACGCACCACACCGAGGAGCAGATTACGTCCGCCCTCAAAGCGGTCAGCGACGTCGCCGACGTGCGCTGCCGGCAGGTGCCGGCTGCCGAGGCCACGGGGAGCATCGAAGGGTTCCGCGACGCGCCGCGGCCGGCGTTCGAGCAGCGGAGCGACGCCGCGGCCACGCAGCGTGACGACGCCGTCCTCGACGGACCGCGGCCGGCGGCCGGGCGCAAGGCTTCGCAATCGGTGCGGATTGATGTCGAGCGACTGGACGGTCTGATGAACCTCGTCGGCGAGCTGGTCATCGATCGCACCCGGCTCCAGCAGGTGCGGGAGCAGCTCAACAGCGTCCTCCGCGATTCGAATCTCAGCGAGCTCCTGGACAACTTCGAGGAAACCACCGCCCACCTGGCCCGCGTTACCGACGAGCTGCAGGACCAGATTATGCGGAGCCGGATGCTCCCGGTGCGGTCAGTGCTGTCGCGGCTCCCCCGGCTCGTGCGGGACGTCGCCGTCAAGTGCGGGAAGAAGGTCGAGCTGATTACCGCCGGGGAGGAAACCGAACTCGACCGCTCGGTGATCGAAGAGATATCGGACCCGCTGGTGCACATCCTCCGCAACGCGGTCGACCACGGCATCGAGTCGCCGGAGGAGCGGCGCGCCGCCGGCAAGCCGGAAACAGGGACCATCTCGGTGACGGCCTGGAACCAGGAGACCTACATCTACCTCTCCGTCCGCGACGACGGGCGCGGCATCGACACCGCCGCGCTGCGGCGGAAGGCGGTCGAGAAGGGACTCATGACGCGGGAGGCCGCCGAAGCTGCACCCGAAGACCAGGTTGTGCAGTGGATTTTCATGCCGGGGCTCTCGACCGCGCAGCAGATTACGGACGTTTCGGGCCGGGGCGTGGGCATGGACATCGTCCGCACGAATATCGAGCGCCTGAACGGCCAGATTACGGTCAGCAGCACGCCCGGCAAGGGCACCGAGGTCATCATCCAGCTGCCCCTGACGCTGGCGACGACCAAGGCGCTGATGGTGTCGGCCAACGGGACCGTGTACGCGATTCCGCTGGTCTCCGTCACCGAGGCGCTCGCCGACCGTGGCGCCGACGTCCACACCGTTGGGGGGCGGAAGATGCTCCGCCTGCGCCAGCGCCTCCTCCCGATGATCGACCTGGCCGCCGCGCTGGGCGACCACCGGCCGCGGGTGCTCCCGACCGACGGCTACTTCGTCGTCGCCGCCCGCCACGGCGACCGCCAGGCGGCGTTCATTGTCGACCGGCTGCTCGGCGAGCAGGACGTCGTCGTGAAGTCGCTGGGCGACATGCTCGGCGCCAGAAGAGGACTGACCGGCGCCACGATCCTCGGCGACGGAACGCTCGGCCTCATCGTCGATATCGCCAGCCTGGTGAACGAGCAGGCTGCCATGGCCGTCCCGGCATGA